The Cloeon dipterum chromosome 3, ieCloDipt1.1, whole genome shotgun sequence genome includes a region encoding these proteins:
- the Usp14 gene encoding ubiquitin carboxyl-terminal hydrolase 14 translates to MPGFKVKVKWGKNVYNDIELNTDEHPLVFKAQIFTLTGVQPDRQKVMLKGAQLKDDGWGDLPVKNGATFLMLGTADELALEPEKKTVFMEDLSEAELNTKLDLPAGLVNLGNTCYMNATVQCLKMVPELKKSLVELRPQGSSGLVDSLSEVFRSMQTGSCVPPLLLLGALHRAVPRFAEKGPNGGLCQQDASECWTEMVRLMQSGLPAQNSNKHNSLVEQYMGGRMSVTLQCTESDTEPPLVSEENFLHLSCFIGQETGHMNSGLKAKIKEQISKMSSSLSRDAVYTKTSLIDRLPAYLTVQFVRFYYKEREAVNAKILKDVKFPLQFDAWELCTPRLQALIEPTRAKFKEIEDQKTQDALEGKDKPKPSKGVEPMEVDKDLEAQPYSFTDDPGSNNSGYYELQAVLTHRGRSSSSGHYVAWVKGDSPDTWYKCDDDVVSPVTDKEILKLSGGGDWHVAYMLLYGPKVLKVPKKPAEEPMSEN, encoded by the exons ATGCCTGGTTTCAAAG TTAAAGTTAAATGGGGCAAAAACGTCTACAATGACATCGAACTAAATACCGACGAACATCCACTCGTTTTCAAAGCGCAGATCTTCACCCTGACGGGCGTTCAACCTGACCGGCAAAAGGTTATGCTGAAGGGAGCTCAACTCAAGGATGACGGCTGGGGTGATTTGCCAGTCAAAAAT GGTGCGACATTTTTGATGCTGGGCACAGCAGACGAGCTTGCTTTGGAGCCAGAAAAGAAGACTGTATTCATGGAAGACTTATCGGAGGCTGAACTCAACACGAAA TTGGACCTGCCAGCCGGTCTCGTGAATTTGGGCAACACATGTTACATGAACGCCACTGTGCAGTGCCTGAAAATGGTGCCGGAGCTGAAGAAGTCTCTGGTCGAGCTGCGGCCGCAGGGGTCGTCCGGCCTCGTTGACAGCCTCAGCGAGGTGTTCCGCTCAATGCAGACTGGTTCTTGTGTTCCACCTTTGCTGCTTCTTGGAGCTCTGCACCGTGCCGTGCCCAGATTCGCAGAGAAGGGGCCCAACGGCGGGCTCTGCCAGCAG GATGCCAGCGAATGCTGGACAGAGATGGTCCGGCTCATGCAGAGTGGACTTCCGGCTCAGAACTCCAATAAGCATAA ttCTTTAGTTGAACAGTACATGGGAGGCAGGATGAGCGTTACTCTGCAGTGCACTGAATCCGACACCGAGCCTCCACTGGTGTCTGAAGAAAACTTCCTGCATTTGAGTTGTTTTATCGGACAAGAAACGGGACACATGAATTCTGGACTGAAAGCT AAAATCAAGGAGCAGATTTCAAAGATGTCCTCAAGCCTGAGTCGGGACGCAGTGTACACAAAGACAAGTCTGATTGATCGGCTGCCGGCCTACCTGACAGTCCAGTTTGTTCGCTTCTACTACAAGGAGAGAGAGGCGGTGAATGCCAAAATCCTCAAAGACGTCAAATTCCCGCTGCAGTTCGACGCCTGGGAGCTTTGCACACCAAGACTGCAGGCCCTGATCGAACCTACCAGGGCCAAATTCAAGGAGATCGAGGATCAGAAGACCCAAGATGCTCTTGAGGGCAAGGATAAACCCAAACCAAGCAAGGGTGTCGAGCCCATGGAG GTTGACAAGGATTTGGAGGCACAGCCGTACTCCTTTACCGACGACCCAGGCAGCAACAATTCTGGCTACTACGAGCTGCAGGCAGTTCTCACACACAGGGGCAGGTCATCATCAAGTGGACATTACGTGGCCTGGGTGAAGGGCGACTCACCAGACACGTGGTACAAATGTGATGACGACGTCGTCTCGCCCGTCACCGACAAAGAAATTCTTAAGCTCTCTGGCGGAG GTGACTGGCATGTTGCCTACATGCTGCTTTATGGGCCCAAGGTTCTCAAGGTGCCCAAGAAACCAGCTGAAGAGCCTATGAGTGAGAATTAG